One Caldalkalibacillus thermarum DNA segment encodes these proteins:
- the nrfD gene encoding NrfD/PsrC family molybdoenzyme membrane anchor subunit → MGSALAAWFGSYLGILVTTTHVPAWNATPFIPMLWLVSALVVGASAIILVLIFSKPKEYEALIQGLNRIVISALILNFAAIMIFVLSLGDWSHTVNSGHYAWLLWGGS, encoded by the coding sequence GTGGGCAGTGCTTTAGCCGCCTGGTTTGGCTCCTATCTTGGCATACTGGTGACCACCACCCATGTCCCGGCTTGGAATGCAACACCCTTCATTCCAATGTTATGGCTTGTATCTGCACTGGTAGTTGGCGCCTCAGCCATTATTCTGGTCTTGATATTCTCCAAGCCTAAGGAGTATGAGGCCCTTATCCAAGGTTTGAACCGTATCGTCATTTCGGCATTGATTCTCAACTTCGCAGCCATTATGATCTTTGTGCTAAGCTTGGGCGACTGGTCCCACACCGTTAATAGTGGCCATTATGCCTGGTTGTTGTGGGGGGGTTCGTGA
- the nrfD gene encoding NrfD/PsrC family molybdoenzyme membrane anchor subunit: protein MPYIYEITQIKSPHFPWQVVAYLFVNGIAAGSFLVAALLQAFGGKTGRNGLHKAYYITFLFLPLCGLFLIGKLQIKTRFINVLWNSRDSMLMLNTNSPMSMGAWVLTVFSLFAVISVIYAINKDGLLHWRWFKKLGALAGYLHEGAWQQKFI from the coding sequence ATGCCCTACATTTATGAAATTACCCAAATAAAGAGCCCCCATTTCCCTTGGCAAGTTGTCGCCTATCTCTTTGTCAACGGAATCGCTGCCGGTTCCTTTCTCGTTGCTGCCCTGTTGCAGGCTTTTGGAGGGAAAACAGGCCGCAATGGCCTGCATAAGGCTTATTACATCACTTTCCTTTTTCTACCATTATGCGGTCTGTTCCTGATCGGCAAATTACAGATTAAGACACGTTTCATCAACGTGTTGTGGAATTCCAGAGATAGCATGCTGATGTTGAACACCAACTCCCCCATGTCCATGGGAGCCTGGGTGTTAACAGTTTTCAGCCTGTTTGCTGTCATCAGCGTGATCTATGCGATCAATAAAGACGGTTTGCTCCACTGGAGATGGTTTAAAAAACTTGGTGCGCTGGCCGGCTATCTTCATGAGGGGGCCTGGCAGCAAAAATTTATCTGA
- a CDS encoding 4Fe-4S dicluster domain-containing protein, producing the protein MEVCPTNAIIRTEYDTVYIDPNVCIGCKYCVSGCPFGVIDIGLFTGTAEKCTLCYDRLQVGQQPACAQACPTDCIEFGDVDELMAKAKEREKQLQANGESRAQIYGDSDILGGLNVFYLLLDKPEKYGLPANPQLPQKNMLGGYWSSILSFIGIGLVSLLSFRTRGQRKQQEETQDINL; encoded by the coding sequence ATGGAAGTTTGTCCAACCAACGCCATCATCCGCACGGAATATGATACGGTATACATCGATCCCAACGTTTGTATTGGCTGTAAATACTGCGTTTCCGGCTGCCCATTTGGCGTTATCGATATCGGTCTGTTTACAGGTACAGCTGAAAAATGCACCTTATGTTACGACAGATTGCAGGTGGGGCAGCAGCCGGCTTGTGCCCAGGCCTGCCCCACAGACTGCATTGAATTTGGCGATGTGGATGAATTGATGGCTAAAGCCAAAGAAAGAGAAAAACAGCTGCAAGCCAATGGTGAATCCAGAGCCCAAATATATGGCGATTCCGATATCCTGGGGGGATTGAACGTTTTCTATCTGCTATTGGATAAGCCTGAAAAATATGGTTTACCGGCTAATCCTCAACTGCCCCAGAAAAACATGCTCGGCGGTTACTGGAGCAGTATACTGAGCTTTATCGGTATTGGCCTGGTGTCTCTCCTCTCTTTCCGCACACGCGGACAACGCAAACAACAAGAAGAGACGCAAGACATCAATCTGTAA
- a CDS encoding histidine triad nucleotide-binding protein codes for MSETIFSKIIRREAPAKIVHEDELTMAFHDINPKAPIHILIVPKKPIPTLADVSEEDLPLISHIHKVAQTLAKAYECEGWRLVVNVGEKGGQEVFHLHYHFLGWPKA; via the coding sequence ATGAGTGAAACCATTTTCAGTAAAATTATCCGCCGCGAAGCACCAGCCAAGATTGTGCATGAAGATGAGCTGACCATGGCTTTTCACGACATTAACCCTAAAGCGCCCATACATATTTTGATTGTCCCGAAAAAGCCGATCCCGACGTTGGCTGATGTGAGCGAAGAAGATCTGCCATTAATCAGCCATATTCACAAGGTGGCACAAACGCTGGCCAAAGCGTATGAGTGTGAAGGTTGGCGGTTGGTGGTCAATGTAGGTGAAAAAGGCGGGCAAGAAGTGTTCCACCTTCATTATCACTTCCTGGGCTGGCCGAAAGCATAG
- the rpsU gene encoding 30S ribosomal protein S21, giving the protein MAQVRVRKNESIDDALRRFRRTCSKAGVISEVRKREFYEKPSVKRKKKSEAARKRKF; this is encoded by the coding sequence TTGGCTCAGGTACGCGTCCGTAAAAACGAATCCATTGACGATGCATTGCGCCGTTTCAGACGTACATGCTCCAAAGCTGGCGTGATTTCTGAGGTGCGCAAACGCGAATTTTACGAAAAACCGAGCGTGAAGCGCAAAAAGAAATCAGAAGCGGCTCGCAAACGCAAGTTCTAG
- a CDS encoding GatB/YqeY domain-containing protein, whose translation MSLVDQLNHDMKQAMKNKEKTRLSVIRMVKAALKNEEIKLGRTLTDDDVLTVLSREMKQRKESLQEFEKAGRDDLVETLNQEIAVLETYLPEQLSEDELRQLVSDTIAEVGATSKADMGKVMGAIMPKVKGKADGSLVNRLVQEALAK comes from the coding sequence ATGTCCTTAGTTGATCAATTAAATCATGACATGAAGCAAGCGATGAAAAACAAGGAAAAGACCAGATTATCGGTTATCCGTATGGTTAAAGCAGCCCTTAAAAATGAAGAGATCAAACTGGGGAGGACTTTAACCGATGACGATGTGTTAACTGTTCTCTCCAGGGAGATGAAACAGCGCAAAGAATCCCTCCAAGAGTTTGAAAAAGCGGGACGCGATGATTTGGTTGAAACATTAAACCAAGAAATCGCTGTTTTAGAGACGTACCTGCCTGAGCAATTGTCAGAAGATGAGCTGCGTCAGCTTGTCTCTGACACCATTGCTGAAGTTGGGGCTACCTCTAAGGCAGACATGGGTAAAGTGATGGGGGCCATCATGCCTAAGGTGAAAGGAAAGGCAGATGGTTCACTGGTTAACCGTTTGGTTCAGGAAGCTTTAGCCAAATAA
- a CDS encoding NfeD family protein — MNVIGWKTKSIVTVFVALFVIVSAAGSFCFVSKDASAQNEALVYVVQVNNVVEKGLLAYMERAFGEAEEAGADHIILEIHTPGGAVDAAGDIGNLMQRTTIPITAFVNTDATSAGAFIALNADTIVMAPTGAMGSAQVVDLEGRAADEKAQSYWKSRMAAAAEAAGRDPIYAIAMVDPSVEIEGLVTDGQLLNFRADEALEHGYAEAIASNLQEVLQSLGLEQARVVEVEITWAEQLARFITHPIVASILLSVASLGLILELYSPGFGVPGILGIAALLLFFFGHTVAGFAGMEAILLLIAGLILIVIEMFMPGFGIFGILGIVAVGASLTLASESVIIGLQNLGIALLLTIVAAAILSRYLHTKGVWSRLVLQEELSTEESRAVLQQKSALVGKTGIALTKLRPSGAVQIDGQRYDVVSDGTMIDRGAKVKVIKVEGPRIVVTEVDDDPEA; from the coding sequence ATGAATGTCATCGGATGGAAGACGAAGAGCATCGTAACGGTCTTTGTTGCCTTGTTCGTCATAGTCAGTGCGGCAGGTTCCTTTTGTTTTGTGTCCAAGGATGCCTCTGCTCAGAATGAAGCGTTAGTTTATGTGGTTCAAGTAAACAACGTCGTAGAGAAAGGGCTCCTGGCCTATATGGAGCGGGCCTTTGGGGAAGCAGAGGAAGCGGGTGCAGATCATATTATCCTGGAGATCCATACGCCGGGCGGCGCTGTGGACGCAGCCGGTGATATTGGCAACTTGATGCAGCGCACCACGATTCCCATAACCGCCTTTGTCAATACAGATGCCACCTCAGCCGGAGCATTTATTGCCTTAAATGCGGATACGATTGTGATGGCGCCTACAGGGGCCATGGGATCAGCCCAAGTGGTTGATCTGGAAGGAAGAGCTGCCGATGAAAAAGCCCAGTCCTACTGGAAGAGCCGCATGGCGGCGGCTGCGGAAGCAGCCGGGCGTGACCCCATCTATGCCATCGCCATGGTGGATCCCAGCGTGGAAATAGAAGGTCTGGTCACAGATGGACAACTGCTCAATTTCAGGGCTGACGAGGCGCTGGAACATGGCTATGCGGAAGCAATCGCCAGCAATTTACAAGAAGTATTGCAATCTTTAGGGCTTGAGCAGGCCAGAGTGGTGGAAGTGGAAATCACCTGGGCTGAACAGTTGGCCCGTTTTATTACACATCCTATCGTGGCGTCCATCCTCTTGTCCGTGGCCAGTCTCGGCCTGATTCTGGAATTATACAGCCCTGGATTTGGGGTTCCCGGTATTTTAGGCATTGCTGCCCTGCTGCTGTTTTTTTTCGGTCATACGGTGGCCGGCTTTGCCGGAATGGAAGCCATATTATTGTTGATTGCTGGATTAATTTTAATTGTCATTGAAATGTTCATGCCAGGGTTTGGTATATTTGGTATATTAGGAATAGTCGCCGTAGGGGCTAGTTTAACCTTGGCCAGTGAAAGTGTGATCATTGGCTTGCAAAATCTTGGTATTGCTTTGTTACTCACAATCGTGGCCGCTGCCATCTTAAGCCGTTATTTGCATACAAAAGGCGTGTGGTCCCGCCTGGTGCTGCAAGAAGAGTTATCAACGGAGGAAAGCCGGGCTGTTTTGCAGCAAAAGTCAGCGCTGGTAGGAAAAACAGGTATTGCTTTAACAAAATTGCGCCCATCGGGAGCTGTGCAAATTGACGGTCAGCGTTATGACGTTGTCAGTGACGGCACCATGATTGACCGGGGGGCTAAAGTGAAAGTCATTAAAGTGGAAGGACCAAGAATTGTTGTCACTGAAGTTGATGACGATCCTGAGGCGTAA
- the floA gene encoding flotillin-like protein FloA (flotillin-like protein involved in membrane lipid rafts): protein MEAEAIMLILIIALAIIAISIFFTFVPVMLWISALAAGVRVPIFTLVGMRFRRVIPARVINPLVKARKAGLDLSINQLESHYLAGGNVDRVVNALIAAHRANIDLSFERCAAIDLAGRDVLEAVQMSVNPKVIETPYIAGVAMDGIEVKAKARITVRANIDRLVGGAGEETVIARVGEGIVSTIGSSELHKEVLENPDKISTTVLEKGLDAGTAFEILSIDIADVDIGKNIGAELQTDQAEADKKIAQAKAEERRAMAVAKEQEMRARVEEMRAKVTEAEAQVPLALAEALRSGKLGVMDYYNLQNIMADTDMRQSIGRVTDQGDDSGKTGREK from the coding sequence ATGGAAGCCGAAGCGATTATGCTCATACTGATTATTGCTTTAGCAATAATCGCCATTTCCATCTTCTTTACCTTTGTCCCTGTAATGCTCTGGATCTCCGCTTTAGCTGCGGGTGTGCGCGTCCCCATCTTTACTTTGGTCGGGATGCGTTTCCGCCGGGTTATTCCGGCCCGAGTGATTAACCCGTTGGTTAAAGCACGTAAAGCCGGGCTGGACTTAAGCATCAACCAGCTGGAAAGCCATTATCTGGCAGGTGGTAACGTCGATCGCGTGGTTAACGCTCTGATTGCTGCTCACCGGGCTAACATTGATCTCAGTTTTGAACGGTGTGCTGCCATTGACCTGGCCGGGCGTGATGTGTTGGAAGCGGTCCAAATGAGCGTTAATCCTAAAGTGATTGAAACGCCGTACATTGCCGGGGTGGCCATGGATGGAATTGAAGTGAAGGCCAAAGCGAGAATTACGGTCCGTGCCAATATTGACCGCCTGGTTGGTGGTGCCGGTGAAGAGACGGTGATCGCCCGTGTTGGTGAGGGTATTGTGTCCACGATCGGTTCTTCTGAGCTGCATAAAGAAGTGCTGGAGAATCCGGACAAAATTTCCACCACTGTACTGGAAAAAGGACTGGATGCTGGAACCGCCTTTGAAATCTTGTCCATCGATATCGCTGATGTTGATATCGGCAAAAACATTGGAGCCGAATTACAAACCGACCAGGCTGAAGCCGACAAGAAAATCGCCCAAGCCAAGGCAGAAGAGCGCCGGGCTATGGCTGTGGCTAAGGAACAAGAGATGCGTGCCCGCGTAGAGGAAATGAGAGCCAAAGTCACCGAGGCAGAGGCACAAGTGCCATTGGCTCTGGCCGAAGCATTGCGCAGCGGTAAGCTGGGTGTCATGGACTACTACAACCTGCAAAACATTATGGCTGACACCGATATGCGTCAATCCATCGGCCGTGTCACTGACCAAGGCGACGACAGCGGCAAAACAGGCCGGGAGAAATAG